The Sciurus carolinensis chromosome 5, mSciCar1.2, whole genome shotgun sequence genome segment tagggcctcactaaattgtggaggctggctttgaacttgcaatcctcctcaaCTAAGATTATATTTCATGCACATGCCATCACACCCAACTGGCACACTCTTAAAAGTAGGGCACATCCAAATACAgtattgagattaaaaaaaaaaaaaaaaaaagtgtggcatagattaaaattttatacagaatatttaaatataaaacactaGAGTTATGAACCATGCAGATATCTCAACTTTTGTATTTAGACATCCCCCACCTGAAGTAAGACTATAGACCTATGAGATgactagaaaaaggaaaactcaaaggAACTcataaggggctggggctgtagctcagtggcagagcactggcctagcatgtgtgaggcatggggttcgatccttaacaccacataaaaataaataaaataaaggaatgctgtccatctacaactacaataaataaataaataaattttaaaagggactaATAATGGGTAGCACTTGAGATTGTTTTATAACTTAAAATCAAAAGCAGTATTACTTTTCATCCTTTCCACTTTCATAGAGTTGTTGCTTCACTCCCATAAGGGTTTCCCAAATATGCTGCCCCTAGTAGAAAATGAACTACAAAGTGGTTATAAAAACAGTCATTTAGATTCCTCTGGCTCCTCATCAGCAGACCAGATGTGGTCATGTTAGGGACTGATGACTTACCCACAGCTCCTAGGGAAACCAGGATATTCTCCCGGGAGTTAATGTTCTTGTCATAGGGGCGGTATCCGTAGAGGTGGGCAGCACTGTTCACCAGCCAGGTGGCATTGAGCACTATGGCATATCGCAGGAAAGTGGCAACACACAAACTATGTAGAAAAGTTTCACCCCAACAAAACCAGGGCACCAGTGTGGGCAGGATGAAGCACATCAACAGGACAGCAGGCTTGTAGTACCTACATTGAGAGATCCCACATTTACTCAGTGGAGAGAGAACTCTCACACCTACCTGGACTGTCCATTCCCACTGGGTGGGCTGTATCTTTCCTCCCACACTATGAGTACAGTATGGCATAAAACAGATAGAGGAAATGGAGTGGGAAATCTTTAAAGCACATAGTGTTCCTGTCAGGTTTTAGATGAGGCGATATGGACCTGTTAAATGATTCCCATCTCCTGACTTgaaatccatttttctttttcatgagacCATAAGGTGATGTTGGTCAAATAGGTGAGGGTTCAAATCTCAAGCTCATCAGCCCAAATTCTTCAGCTCTAAAGTTAGGACTCCCTTAACTTTAACCTGTTCATCAGTTTTTAGCACAGTTTTCCTGTGACCACCCATAATTCTTTGCTTTTCCCTCAGGAGGCACACTGAGTGTCCTTAATCACCTGCAGGTCTCTGTCCCTCCAGAGGCCCTGTCCTACTCTTTATTTCCACACAAACCAGGCCATTGACATTCCAAGGGGACTGACTGCCTACCTCCCTACAGTAGTCACATCTTTGACTTGTATGACTGACATTCCCTGTCTCCATCTCCTTTCCATTGCTGTCATTGCATCCCTAGCATGGGTCCTTCCTACCATCTGACCTGtgtccctgcctctcctctctctggctcagtggttacttCCACCCAACCTGAAAGCAGGCTCTCCGAAGCGCACCTGACTGTCTCACACTCCCGCAGAGACCATTAGTAGTAGTTCCATGTTGCCAGCTGAATTAAATCCTACATCTGTGCCTAGGACTCTATAGGAACCCTATCAGTCTCTAATCCTTTATCCAGCCCCATCCCTATACTCTAAACAGAAGGACCTTCCTAGAACATGCATGAggctttatttcattcttttcattttctctgcacCATCCCTGTCTATCCATCCTTGAGAAAGTCTCCATCCATGGGTGGATTCTGATGCTACTCTTTTTTTTGTAAACCTCTCCCTAGAGTGCGTTACTGAGTaatttccctcctctttcttcttcctgggtATAGCCGATATTCTGCCTTGTATCATGGTTATTCAGGTACTTGGTTTATCCTCAATCCACTGAAAGGCTTCACACTTCTTTAAGATAAGGACTTAgttatattcatttttgtatccCTGATTGTCCTACGTCAATAATCATTTCTTGCCCTTGATTTGTTTCACTCAGAtaacacacacaaagaaacagaGCATTAGTTTGTCTGAGGATCTGTGCcacattaaaaattaacttaaatgaTCTAAACATGCAAACCCAGTAAGtcactcagtttttattttataaattctgagAGAAAAAGTTGGGTCCCTGAACCCCAGATACCCaacgccacatccccagccccatcctcccttcactcacctcctCTGGAACATCACCAGCTTCTCGGCTCTTAGGTCAGACAAGTTCAGCGTCCTGCCTTTCTCTTTGACAGCTGGGTGTTTGCGCACAAGCAGCCAACCCACGTGAGAGAAGAAGAAGCCTCGGCGGGAATTGTGAGGGTCGGCATCTGTTTCTGAGAACTTGTGGTGGGCGCGGTGATCTCGGGCCCACTCATAAACATCATTCTGGAGGGACAGAGAAGAGGAACACAAACCTGAGGAGGGACACTCTCCTGCGAGAAGTCCCATGCCTGGATGTCTGCAAGGGTCCAAGCTCACAAAGTATCTATGAGTTTGGTTCCAAAGAAGACTTGTTGGAGCCTGCCCTCTTCTGCACAATTGACCCTGAAGCTCAGGTAGAAAATCAACTTAATCCCAGACCACAGGAATAGCAACGCTGCTTCTTGCAGGTTATATGATGGGGAGAATGGAAGTAAATCACACTGAGCTCAGACAGTGTCATTGGGAAAGACTGCTATTCCTGGAGCAAAGGAGGGACAAGGTCCTCAAGGACCAATTTTTAGGGAACCTATGAATCAAGTGGCCTCAGGCCCCAGAGTGGTAGTCTGTGGGTGGCAGAGGCTCTACGCTGATGCCTGTACATGTGACTGCTCGCCTAACTGAACAAGAACAGCAAGTGATTCATGACCATGACTACAATTCCAAAGGACATCTGGGCTTGTTGGGGactctttccatttcttcaagaATGTATCAATATGACTTTTCCTTCCCTTTGGCCCTCAGGTAAACAGCAGGAACTTCAAAATACAAGTTACTAGAGCAGAGTAATTGTGGTCCTATCTGGTGCTGCCACACTAGGTTAGtcatgactcagtttcctcatctgtaaattggggatGATAATAAGACCTACTTTCCTAGCCATCTTAGAAGGAAGTGAGTAAGCTATGTCAAGTACTTAGCACAGTGCTAAGTATTTGCTGTTACTATCTGAAAGAGCTCATGAGTGTACAACACATCCTCTTCAATCCCACTGTGGCGGGGTCCTAAGATAGTCACCTAAGAGCACAAGTTTAATGTCCACTGTTTGCCCAGGAAACCAGGCTCAGTGCCTAGTTTATGACCATGGctcatatttttttgtgtgtggtgctgagccccaggaccttgtgcatgtgattGACTATGGTTCTTTATGCTAAAGGACAACAACAGCTACACTATATGAGAAGGGACACTGGGAGGAACAATAATTCCCTATCTTGATAGCCTTTCTTATTCACCTCCTATTTCCCATCCCAGTGATGAAGTATCCCCAAGCTGGATGTAATTAAGCATTGAGCCTCACTTGAGGTGACCACAGTATCTGGAACTGGCAATGGCTGTTCTACTGGGGCTTCTCTCTGGGTACTGATCCTCTTCATTCCACCCTGGATCATTGACTGGCTAGAGGCACAAGAGCTAAGCAGCACCAGCTTCTCACCTGGAACGCCATGGTGTTGGCAATGATCAGGAAGAGTCGCAGGGGCAGCCGTGCTTTGTAAGTTCGGTGGCTCCATAGGCGATGAGCTCCTGCTGTGATGCCCAGGCCACTGATTAAATAGTACACGTAGGCTGCCAGGATAAGATAACAGGAGTCACCAACATGCAAGTTTACAAGGCATGTCAAAATTCTCTCCTAATGCCAGAGTCTGTGTGGTTTTTAGATTTTGTGTGAAGATCTGCCTCCCCTGAACTAAGGCCTcttagagttttttgtttgtttttgtttttttcatattgaggacagaacccagaggTGCTGTATCACTGAGATAAGTaagcagccctttttattttttgagacagggtctcactaaattgctgaggctggcctcttaCTTACaatccttttgcttcagcctccagattACCGATGTGTAGCACAGTACCTGGTAGCCTGTTAGCTTTTACTACTTAAAAGTATCATCATCTCTACATACCAGCATCTAAGGAGGTAGGACAGCAGAATAGGCCTTTAACCGTTGGTGCCACTTGTCATTGTCAGTCTGCAGGGACATTATCCCAGAGCCTATCTCCCCTTGACCTTCAGCTGAACTTCTGTAAGACATTCAGGGCCCCAAAGTACTCCACAGAGCTTAGGACCTGTGAGCTAGTTGTGAAAAGAGCAGCCAGAGCTATCTGCACACTGACCAGTTGGAGCAGCCATATGTTATAGGGAACAATCAAAGGATGCAGTGATATGTCTATTTACCACCTGATACAAAAGTATTTTTTGTAGGAGGCAGCGTGGCTGTTTCTGAGAAAGTCAGCCCTGCAAAATTGTGTTTGCACAGTGACTCAGGTTCtagcaaaatattaatattatgtaaTTCACTGCATACCTTGAATGGAGCAGCTCCTGTTAACACTTCATAGTGCAGTTGAAGAAATAGATTCCCACAAAGGTTAAGTGTTTATCTAGACCACCTAGCTAGTAAACTGAAGccattttttgagacaaggtttgaAGCAATTGTAACAAATTGTTCTAATTCTTCTACAGCCAGAATAACAGTTTCCTAAacagcctcctcctctccctcccctgccttctGTATCCTGTCCTGTTCCTTCTTCAGGATCCTCAACAGGGTCAGTGACCCTCAAAGGAAAGTGTTGTCCACATTCCCTCTGAGCTGCAATTGAGGATCCAGGTGACATGAGGCCTCTGACCATGTGGCAATTGAGATCTTCTGATACTCTTTACCCTTACCTGGAAAAACCACAATGGAGCCAGAGCCCTGCAATTACCAGGAGGACAGAAAGGGATTGGACAAAGCAGAAACACTTGGCCAAGAAGCAAGGGAACATCTGGGGTTGTCTCATGGTACAGATTGCCCCAGGATATTGAATCCAAAAGCATCTGCCATCGCATCTTATAAGGGGAACCGGGATAAGAAGCCAGGCACTCTGCTGCCTACTGTATCCACACTCATTGATCCTAACAAAGTAGTGCTGTCCCCACTTTTTATCTGGAAAAACTTTTACTGGGAAAGGGGTTCTTCTTAGTTACATTTCCCTGTGGCACCTGAGAACGTCTATGACAAAGCTCAAGGGACCAGATATCACCACCTATTAGACCTAAGAGACTATGAGGGGGCAGTCTAACACCTGGCCCGCCAGCCAGCCTTTCTAAACCACCGCTCTCCTAGATAGCTGCCAGAAAAAAACCCACACCTTAGATTGTTTCAGGAAACTTCTTATGGTCTTCTGAAGGCATCCTGGCTCCCCACCCAGAGCAGCATCTGGACACCTGGGTCTGTAAAGCTCCCTGCTTCCCCTTTCCAACtcaggttcagaggtgaaactgCCTGCAAAGTGCATGTGTGGATCCGGCGGGCAGGACTACTCAGCCTCCAGCCACAGATCCCTGAAAAAGCTGAGCTAAGGGCGGGTCAGGGAGGAACTAGAAATCTCCCTCATTACAGCTGCCTGAGGGCTAGGGAGGGGCCAGGAGAACTGGTATTAGAAGGTGCTCGCCCTTGTGGCCTCAGGAGAGAGGCTGAATCAAGGAAAGGAATATTTCATTCCAAGAACATTTGTTGGCTAGCATGTGCTTACCTAGGGTAACAGTAGCACAGTATACAgaaattttcttcatcttcttccatAATAAATCAGCCTATCTGCCCAGGGGGGTCAGGTCAAAAATAGTTTTGTGGAAGCCAAGCAAATATTGCAAACAGAAAAGCTCTTTCAGAATAGGAGTCTCTGTCACTTGTCTACAACGCAAAGCTTCCTGCACCCATGATCTCCCTGACACTCAGAACAGACACTCCCTACATCCCAATCCTTTTAGGCTCTATTCCCATCCCAGTCAGCCTCTCAAGCAACCAAAGACATATGGGTGGCAAAAACAGGACAAGGAGTAGCAGCTGCTCTGTGGAAGACCCCACCTTATTAAATATCAGTGAGAAACCTGGGGTACTGGTTCAGGACAAGGGAACCTGCTTACCCCAGAGCAAAGTGTAGAACTTGCTGGTGGGAACCAGTATGACCCCATACAGGGCTCCCAAGTGCAGCAGACCCATGAGGATGATGTTTCTCCAGACATACTCAAGCTTGGGCCTGGGGCCCTCAGCATCCTGATAGCTGGGGTCAAATATGTCATCTTTCATTTCAGGGCGGATGTCTTCCTCAGTGTAGAGAGGGTGGTTCTCCAACTTTTCCCCTCCATTCTGCGAGCTCCCTTTGGGAGGCgctgtgatggtggtggtggtggtgtagGAGCTGGAGAGCTAAAAGGAGAGTAAGAGGAGAGTCAGGAGAGAGCAGAGACTTGCAGCAGCGGGATCACATTTGCTCTCTAATAGGACTGGGGGAAGGGCGCTGTGAAGACACAGACCCTGCCCCAGTACCCAGGTTACATGAGCGTGGCATGAGATGGAAGCGGGAAGTTTCCAGAGGTTATGCAGACAGATTGGGGGTACAAACATCAAGGTGAAGCGGCAGAAGGAAAGAAGGGTGAAACACTCCTACCCGTGGTAACGGACAAAGGAAAACCCTACGTATATACATAAAAGCGCCGGCACCACCGggtttttctttactttaaagCCTAAGAAACAAGGGGAATCAAGTGCCCCTATTAAAAATCTAGTTACCAACCGAGAGGAAAGCAATCGACTTAAGGCAGAGCAGCTGGAAAAAAGATGACCAAGTCCTCCCAGGAGTTTTCAACCAGTCACCTGGAAATCAATTCAAACCGGAGAGCACGCGTGGCCGGAGCCACTTCTGAGAAGCTCACCTGCAGCATATGTGCCGGCATCTTGCCTCTGTGATGCTGGGATCACGTTTCCAGGGCCGAGACTGCCGAGCGGAATTCGATCTGCTGAGGCCGAGGGCCGACTGACTTCGCTTCTAGAGACCGCTTGTGAGCCGCGATCCAGTGCGCTGCGCTCAGAACGGTCTGTGCGCCTTGCGCGCTCGATGGATGTCCCGGCCGGAAACTGCAGTGCGCAGATCTCCCTGTGCTCCCAGACTAGAGCTGGCAGTGATTGTGTCCCATATTTCCTTGATTCAGTTTTAACAACGAGGGACAAAAAGCGCAAAGCTGGTCGAAGAAGCCGGGAAAGGAGGTGAGGGCGGGAAAAGGGAGGAGACCAAAAGCACCGGAGCGCCGCGAGAGTCAAGGCATCCGAACACTGCAGACAACAACCCCCGGCCGCGGGGGTAAATGCTAATTAGGCTTCCTCAACTCTGGTCGTCATTGGCCAACGGGAATTTGGTGCCACCTCGTCCTGCTGTCGCCATTGGCTCGGCGCAATCTGCTGTTCCCACTGCCGCCAGGTCGTCGCTCCCCCGCccctctttttctgcttttggcTTCTCCCCCAACCCGCCGCTGTTCTCCGCCCACTACCCCGCGGCCTCGGGCCGCTGGTGAGCATTCTAGGCCAGAAGACCCTGTCACACTGTTGGGGTTGGATCCAATCCCAGGACTGGCCCCCCGCGCACGGAGAAGTTGCGCGCGAAACAGTGGGGGAAGCCAACATAGCGCCGACCACTCGCGACTCCATCTTTATCCCATCTCCCCAGGCGCGTGGGAGAGGAAACATGGTTTCCATCCCCGAGAGTGGAGTAGCCAGCCTCCCTCCACCAGGGCTCTGGCGAACAAATGCTCAGCCCCAACCACCAGCTCCAAGATGATAACCCGAGACCCCAGGGAGTTCATTTGGAATAACCAGAAACTTGCGCAAAATCTGTGCGACTGCTCGGACGCACCCTGCTGTCATTGAGCACCTCCACTGGGTACCAACTCCACCAGGCACAAGTGGGCTATCCTGTAGCCATTCCCATACCTTCAAAATGTGTCTGGATGCTTTGGAAATTCTGATCATCGGGCTGGAAGTTTGGAGTCTTCTATATGGAAAAAGTCAGGAAGCATAGAGGTGTTTTCACCCAGCAGAAGGGCAAAGGACTAGTATGTGGAATAAGAGTAGGCAACTGGTATTGAATGAACCCTACAAGCCAATTCACAAGAGTCATTTTGTTGAATCATCACAAGGTCGTCTCACCATAACCCTATGAGATGTGTACTGCATGATTCCGTTTAAAAGAGGAGGATAGTGAGGTATGGAGAGATCAAATGACTTGCCTATCCATGATTCCAGCAGTAAGTGGCAGAAGCATGAGTTGAACATAGAAATATGTTGCTGCAGCTCCAGCTCAGGACACTATTGCCCTTGGACCTTGAGGTGCTTTGACCTCACAGACCCATCAAGGCATAATCTCTGGGCCTCTGGGTGTCCTTCCAGGAGAGCTTGGAGATAGGTTCTGCATTCAACCCAGACTGCTTCCATGCCCAGGTCTCCCCATTGCTGCTCTGGGAAGAGGGGGAGCTAAGGAGTTCTGTGTCTCTCAGGAAAAGAGGCACCTGCGAATGCCTGAGAGCAGGACTGA includes the following:
- the LOC124984655 gene encoding acyl-CoA desaturase 1, whose product is MPAHMLQLSSSYTTTTTITAPPKGSSQNGGEKLENHPLYTEEDIRPEMKDDIFDPSYQDAEGPRPKLEYVWRNIILMGLLHLGALYGVILVPTSKFYTLLWAYVYYLISGLGITAGAHRLWSHRTYKARLPLRLFLIIANTMAFQNDVYEWARDHRAHHKFSETDADPHNSRRGFFFSHVGWLLVRKHPAVKEKGRTLNLSDLRAEKLVMFQRRYYKPAVLLMCFILPTLVPWFCWGETFLHSLCVATFLRYAIVLNATWLVNSAAHLYGYRPYDKNINSRENILVSLGAVGEGFHNYHHTFPYDYSASEYRWHINFTTFFIDCMAALGLAYDRKKVSKAAVLARIKRTGDGSHKSA